From one Anopheles cruzii chromosome 3, idAnoCruzAS_RS32_06, whole genome shotgun sequence genomic stretch:
- the LOC128271938 gene encoding pyruvate dehydrogenase phosphatase regulatory subunit, mitochondrial-like isoform X2 yields the protein MYKLLRFPARPVCERFTFRHSHSEAGSGLSQARVVVAGAGLLGNSVAYHLADNGWSNVLVLDQSKIGSGTSHFGSGTIGLFKPTPERTIIEESLKLYQKLHRQGHDIGLRKCGSLNLAQTHDRVIALQRRAAYILPTGMQCELVDSATAKRLHPFLHTDDLQGAVYVPDDCIADPAAVVQALAGEAKRKGVKYFEGCQVKYINTKDGRVDSIETDVGTIKCEYFVNCSGMWARELGLRCKPGVRVPAYPAQHYYALTPSLNLPTDDDNLLPCVRDYDANLYARQYDQSLLVGWFEKEAKPAFDDTKDIPKAWQEYLQEDYSHCAPLWEKAVDRLPVLRDLTMPAMRNSPDNFTPDGRLIFGESAEVKHYFVACGMNGNPLQGSGGVGKALAEWIISGTPTIEMLPFNVQRFLDLHNNRQYLQQRIREVVGRQYAILYPNQSEYKFSRQLRCSPLYSVLEARGAVFGTKMGYERALYFNSDYRRGDPLPTMPEGSFYKPKFFQFMEKEYQACAQHVGIIDISSFSKIEIKPGIQSDTVSGENAVLSYLQMMCANDVNINVGHIVHTGMLNESGGYENDCMLIRQTEDSYFMISPSSQQTRIYDWMSRNLPTDASVQLNDVTSMYTVINVVGPKSTPLMSELSNSDVRLAPFTYRKLNVGYASDVMIMSFTHTGMPGYCLHVPSEYALHVYDRLMSVGRDYGVRDVGTLTQRFLRIDRFIPFWGDELTSMTSPFEAGVFYSVRLDKKENFIGRQALEAQKRDGLRKRLVLFHVEEIDIDKDVWPWGGEPLYRNGEFCGTVTSAGYGFGSEKLICLGYISRRTGTITTEFIMDKDAVYHIDIAGKRFRLTQHVHPKVTMAHPTERQDLSKSYRPTVMKIKQQYQG from the exons ATGTACAAATTGCTGCGGTTCCCGGCGCGGCCCGTGTGCGAGAGATTCACGTTTCGCCACAGCCACAGTGAAGCAGGCAGTGGTCTCAGTCAGGCGCGTGTTGTTGTGGCGGGCGCCGGCCTTCTTGGGAACTCGGTAGCCTACCATCTGGCCGACAACGGTTGGAGCAATGTGCTGGTACTGGACCAGAGCAAGATCGGGAGCGGAACGTCGCACTTTGGCTCCGGCACGATCGGTCTGTTCAAGCCGACCCCCGAGCGCACCATCATCGAGGAGAGCCTGAAGCTGTACCAGAAGCTACACCGGCAAGGCCACGACATTGGGCTGAGAAAGTGCGGCAGTCTTAATTTAGCGCAAACACACGACCGAGTGATCGCGTTGCAACGGCGGGCGGCGTATATCCTGCCAACCGGGATGCAGTGCGAGCTGGTCGACTCGGCGACGGCCAAGAGGCTGCACCCGTTTCTGCACACGGATGATCTTCAGGGTGCGGTTTACGTGCCGGATGACTGCATTGCCGACCCAGCCGCGGTCGTGCAGGCGCTGGCCGGCGAAGCTAAGCGGAAAGGAGTGAAGTACTTCGAAGGCTGTCAGGTGAAATAT ATTAATACCAAAGATGGGCGTGTGGATTCGATCGAAACCGACGTGGGCACGATCAAGTGTGAGTACTTCGTGAACTGCAGCGGAATGTGGGCCCGCGAGCTGGGGCTGAGGTGCAAACCGGGGGTCCGTGTCCCGGCCTATCCGGCCCAACACTACTATGCGCTAACGCCGTCCCTAAACCtgccgaccgacgacgataaTTTGCTGCCCTGCGTCCGCGACTATGACGCGAACCTGTACGCTCGGCAGTATGACCAATCGCTGCTGGTCGGTTGGTTCGAGAAGGAAGCCAAACCGGCGTTCGACGATACCAAAGACATACCGAAAGCGTGGCAGGAGTACTTGCAGGAGGACTACTCCCACTGTGCGCCGCTGTGGGAGAAAGCCGTCGATCGGCTGCCGGTGTTGCGCGATCTCACGATGCCAGCGATGCGGAACAGTCCCGACAACTTCACCCCGGACGGTCGCCTAATCTTCGGAGAGTCGGCCGAGGTGAAGCACTACTTCGTTGCCTGCGGGATGAATGGGAACCCGCTGCAGGGTTCGGGGGGCGTCGGGAAGGCCCTAGCGGAGTGGATCATTAGCGGTACACCGACGATCGAGATGCTGCCGTTTAATGTGCAGCGTTTCCTCGATCTCCACAACAATCGCCAGTACCTGCAGCAGCGTATCAGGGAGGTGGTTGGCCGCCAGTACGCCATCCTCTACCCGAACCAGAGTGAGTACAAGTTTTCGCGCCAACTACGCTGCTCGCCGCTGTACAGCGTGCTGGAGGCGCGAGGGGCGGTGTTCGGGACTAAGATGGGTTACGAGCGAGCACTCTACTTCAATTCCGACTACAGGC GAGGAGACCCGCTGCCCACCATGCCCGAGGGTAGCTTCTACAAGCCGAAGTTCTTTCAGTTCATGGAGAAGGAGTACCAGGCGTGCGCGCAACACGTCGGTATCATCGACATTTCGTCCTTTTCGAAGATTGAGATCAAGCCGGGCATTCAGTCCGACACGGTATCGGGTGAAAATGCCGTCCTGAGTTATCTGCAGATGATGTGCGCCAACGATGTGAACATCAACGTCGGTCACATCGTGCACACGGGAATGCTGAATGAAAGCGGCGGCTACGAGAACGACTGCATGCTGATACGTCAGACGGAGGACAGTTACTTTATGATTTCTCCTTCGTCGCAGCAAACGCGCATCTACGACTGGATGTCCCGCAACCTGCCGACCGATGCGTCCGTCCAGCTGAATGACGTCACTTCCATGTATACCGTGATCAACGTGGTCGGGCCCAAGTCGACGCCACTCATGAGTGAGCTGTCCAACTCGGACGTCCGGTTAGCTCCGTTCACCTACCGGAAGCTGAACGTGGGTTACGCTAGCGATGTGATGATCATGTCCTTCACGCACACCGGCATGCCCGGGTACTGTCTGCATGTGCCGTCCGAGTATGCCCTTCACGTCTACGATCGTTTGATGAGCGTCGGGCGGGATTATGGGGTGCGCGATGTGGGCACCCTGACGCAGCGTTTCCTGCGGATCGACCGGTTCATACCGTTCTGGGGCGACGAGTTGACCAGCATGACTTCACCGTTCGAGGCGGGCGTCTTCTACTCGGTACGGCTCGAT aaaaaggaaaatttcaTCGGCCGCCAAGCACTGGAGGCGCAGAAACGAGACGGCCTGCGGAAGCGATTGGTGCTGTTCCACGTCGAGGAGATCGACATTGACAAGGATGTTTGGCCGTGGGGAGGAGAACCTCTCTACCGGAATGGGGAATTTTGTGGCACGGTCACTTCCGCTGG ATATGGCTTCGGATCGGAAAAACTCATCTGCCTTGGGTACATAAGCCGGCGGACGGGCACTATCACCACCGAGTTTATCATGGATAAGGACGCGGTGTATCACATTGATATCGCCGGTAAGCGTTTTCGCCTAACGCAGCACGTGCATCCGAAAGTGACGATGGCGCACCCCACCGAACGGCAGGATCTCAGCAAATCGTATCGACCGACAGTCATGAAGATTAAACAACAATACCAAGGGTAA
- the LOC128271938 gene encoding pyruvate dehydrogenase phosphatase regulatory subunit, mitochondrial-like isoform X1 encodes MYKLLRFPARPVCERFTFRHSHSEAGSGLSQARVVVAGAGLLGNSVAYHLADNGWSNVLVLDQSKIGSGTSHFGSGTIGLFKPTPERTIIEESLKLYQKLHRQGHDIGLRKCGSLNLAQTHDRVIALQRRAAYILPTGMQCELVDSATAKRLHPFLHTDDLQGAVYVPDDCIADPAAVVQALAGEAKRKGVKYFEGCQVKYINTKDGRVDSIETDVGTIKCEYFVNCSGMWARELGLRCKPGVRVPAYPAQHYYALTPSLNLPTDDDNLLPCVRDYDANLYARQYDQSLLVGWFEKEAKPAFDDTKDIPKAWQEYLQEDYSHCAPLWEKAVDRLPVLRDLTMPAMRNSPDNFTPDGRLIFGESAEVKHYFVACGMNGNPLQGSGGVGKALAEWIISGTPTIEMLPFNVQRFLDLHNNRQYLQQRIREVVGRQYAILYPNQSEYKFSRQLRCSPLYSVLEARGAVFGTKMGYERALYFNSDYRRGDPLPTMPEGSFYKPKFFQFMEKEYQACAQHVGIIDISSFSKIEIKPGIQSDTVSGENAVLSYLQMMCANDVNINVGHIVHTGMLNESGGYENDCMLIRQTEDSYFMISPSSQQTRIYDWMSRNLPTDASVQLNDVTSMYTVINVVGPKSTPLMSELSNSDVRLAPFTYRKLNVGYASDVMIMSFTHTGMPGYCLHVPSEYALHVYDRLMSVGRDYGVRDVGTLTQRFLRIDRFIPFWGDELTSMTSPFEAGVFYSSSQLKKKENFIGRQALEAQKRDGLRKRLVLFHVEEIDIDKDVWPWGGEPLYRNGEFCGTVTSAGYGFGSEKLICLGYISRRTGTITTEFIMDKDAVYHIDIAGKRFRLTQHVHPKVTMAHPTERQDLSKSYRPTVMKIKQQYQG; translated from the exons ATGTACAAATTGCTGCGGTTCCCGGCGCGGCCCGTGTGCGAGAGATTCACGTTTCGCCACAGCCACAGTGAAGCAGGCAGTGGTCTCAGTCAGGCGCGTGTTGTTGTGGCGGGCGCCGGCCTTCTTGGGAACTCGGTAGCCTACCATCTGGCCGACAACGGTTGGAGCAATGTGCTGGTACTGGACCAGAGCAAGATCGGGAGCGGAACGTCGCACTTTGGCTCCGGCACGATCGGTCTGTTCAAGCCGACCCCCGAGCGCACCATCATCGAGGAGAGCCTGAAGCTGTACCAGAAGCTACACCGGCAAGGCCACGACATTGGGCTGAGAAAGTGCGGCAGTCTTAATTTAGCGCAAACACACGACCGAGTGATCGCGTTGCAACGGCGGGCGGCGTATATCCTGCCAACCGGGATGCAGTGCGAGCTGGTCGACTCGGCGACGGCCAAGAGGCTGCACCCGTTTCTGCACACGGATGATCTTCAGGGTGCGGTTTACGTGCCGGATGACTGCATTGCCGACCCAGCCGCGGTCGTGCAGGCGCTGGCCGGCGAAGCTAAGCGGAAAGGAGTGAAGTACTTCGAAGGCTGTCAGGTGAAATAT ATTAATACCAAAGATGGGCGTGTGGATTCGATCGAAACCGACGTGGGCACGATCAAGTGTGAGTACTTCGTGAACTGCAGCGGAATGTGGGCCCGCGAGCTGGGGCTGAGGTGCAAACCGGGGGTCCGTGTCCCGGCCTATCCGGCCCAACACTACTATGCGCTAACGCCGTCCCTAAACCtgccgaccgacgacgataaTTTGCTGCCCTGCGTCCGCGACTATGACGCGAACCTGTACGCTCGGCAGTATGACCAATCGCTGCTGGTCGGTTGGTTCGAGAAGGAAGCCAAACCGGCGTTCGACGATACCAAAGACATACCGAAAGCGTGGCAGGAGTACTTGCAGGAGGACTACTCCCACTGTGCGCCGCTGTGGGAGAAAGCCGTCGATCGGCTGCCGGTGTTGCGCGATCTCACGATGCCAGCGATGCGGAACAGTCCCGACAACTTCACCCCGGACGGTCGCCTAATCTTCGGAGAGTCGGCCGAGGTGAAGCACTACTTCGTTGCCTGCGGGATGAATGGGAACCCGCTGCAGGGTTCGGGGGGCGTCGGGAAGGCCCTAGCGGAGTGGATCATTAGCGGTACACCGACGATCGAGATGCTGCCGTTTAATGTGCAGCGTTTCCTCGATCTCCACAACAATCGCCAGTACCTGCAGCAGCGTATCAGGGAGGTGGTTGGCCGCCAGTACGCCATCCTCTACCCGAACCAGAGTGAGTACAAGTTTTCGCGCCAACTACGCTGCTCGCCGCTGTACAGCGTGCTGGAGGCGCGAGGGGCGGTGTTCGGGACTAAGATGGGTTACGAGCGAGCACTCTACTTCAATTCCGACTACAGGC GAGGAGACCCGCTGCCCACCATGCCCGAGGGTAGCTTCTACAAGCCGAAGTTCTTTCAGTTCATGGAGAAGGAGTACCAGGCGTGCGCGCAACACGTCGGTATCATCGACATTTCGTCCTTTTCGAAGATTGAGATCAAGCCGGGCATTCAGTCCGACACGGTATCGGGTGAAAATGCCGTCCTGAGTTATCTGCAGATGATGTGCGCCAACGATGTGAACATCAACGTCGGTCACATCGTGCACACGGGAATGCTGAATGAAAGCGGCGGCTACGAGAACGACTGCATGCTGATACGTCAGACGGAGGACAGTTACTTTATGATTTCTCCTTCGTCGCAGCAAACGCGCATCTACGACTGGATGTCCCGCAACCTGCCGACCGATGCGTCCGTCCAGCTGAATGACGTCACTTCCATGTATACCGTGATCAACGTGGTCGGGCCCAAGTCGACGCCACTCATGAGTGAGCTGTCCAACTCGGACGTCCGGTTAGCTCCGTTCACCTACCGGAAGCTGAACGTGGGTTACGCTAGCGATGTGATGATCATGTCCTTCACGCACACCGGCATGCCCGGGTACTGTCTGCATGTGCCGTCCGAGTATGCCCTTCACGTCTACGATCGTTTGATGAGCGTCGGGCGGGATTATGGGGTGCGCGATGTGGGCACCCTGACGCAGCGTTTCCTGCGGATCGACCGGTTCATACCGTTCTGGGGCGACGAGTTGACCAGCATGACTTCACCGTTCGAGGCGGGCGTCTTCTACTCG AGTTCAcaattgaagaaaaaggaaaatttcaTCGGCCGCCAAGCACTGGAGGCGCAGAAACGAGACGGCCTGCGGAAGCGATTGGTGCTGTTCCACGTCGAGGAGATCGACATTGACAAGGATGTTTGGCCGTGGGGAGGAGAACCTCTCTACCGGAATGGGGAATTTTGTGGCACGGTCACTTCCGCTGG ATATGGCTTCGGATCGGAAAAACTCATCTGCCTTGGGTACATAAGCCGGCGGACGGGCACTATCACCACCGAGTTTATCATGGATAAGGACGCGGTGTATCACATTGATATCGCCGGTAAGCGTTTTCGCCTAACGCAGCACGTGCATCCGAAAGTGACGATGGCGCACCCCACCGAACGGCAGGATCTCAGCAAATCGTATCGACCGACAGTCATGAAGATTAAACAACAATACCAAGGGTAA
- the LOC128272617 gene encoding 39S ribosomal protein L47, mitochondrial isoform X1, which yields MNVFKQFAPVALHLARRLPLATPQRTPVLPWQKHPQPMRAIGTSAPRNDLAEFFDDKKNWGEQEVKHGRCWTKDDMRIKSNGDLHKLWFVLLKERNMLLTMEHECKEKMELFPSPERLDKVKESMDNLETVVRERNRAYYELETGETGERPGRVVSNQLGINFFYRAFEHVIPKFANTKWNERHKFSYGGSAVMKFLGKYRERLYNEKRKLRNRERNEVVHLLRRFPNIDRETLAQRFPSVDVEKLYRLDKIRSNQSAKDS from the exons atgaatgttttcaaacaattcgCGCCCGTTGCTCTGCATTTGGCACGACGTCTTCCGCTAGCCACTCCGCAGCGCACACCGGTTCTTCCGTG GCAAAAGCATCCACAACCGATGCGTGCGATCGGGACCAGTGCTCCCCGTAACGATTTGGCGGAATTTTTCGACGATAAGAAAAACTGGGGCGAACAAGAGGTCAAGCATGGTCGCTGCTGGACAAAGGATGATATGCGAATAAAGTCCAACGGAGATTTGCACAAGCTGTGGTTCGTGCTGTTGAAGGAGCGCAACATGCTGCTCACGATGGAGCACGAGTGCAAGGAAAAGATGGAACTGTTCCCCAGCCCCGAACGTCTCGATAAGGTGAAGGAGTCGATGGATAATCTGGAAACCGTGGTACGGGAACGTAACCGAGCATACTATGAGTTAGAAACGGGCGAAACCGGCGAACGACCGGGGCGCGTAGTGTCGAACCAGCTCGGCATAAATTTCTTCTACCGTGCGTTCGAGCACGTGATACCGAAGTTTGCCAACACGAAGTGGAATGAGCGACACAAGTTCTCTTACGGTGGTTCCGCTGTCATGAAGTTCCTGGGCAAGTATCGCGAGCGTCTGTACAACGAGAAACGCAAGCTACGCAATCGCGAACGCAATGAGGTGGTGCATCTGCTCCGACGGTTTCCCAACATTGACCGGGAAACGCTTGCCCAACGGTTTCCAAGCGTCGACGTAGAGAAACTGTACAGGCTGGACAAAATACGTTCGAATCAGTCCGCAAAAGATTCGTGA
- the LOC128272617 gene encoding 39S ribosomal protein L47, mitochondrial isoform X2 codes for MNVFKQFAPVALHLARRLPLATPQRTPVLPQKHPQPMRAIGTSAPRNDLAEFFDDKKNWGEQEVKHGRCWTKDDMRIKSNGDLHKLWFVLLKERNMLLTMEHECKEKMELFPSPERLDKVKESMDNLETVVRERNRAYYELETGETGERPGRVVSNQLGINFFYRAFEHVIPKFANTKWNERHKFSYGGSAVMKFLGKYRERLYNEKRKLRNRERNEVVHLLRRFPNIDRETLAQRFPSVDVEKLYRLDKIRSNQSAKDS; via the exons atgaatgttttcaaacaattcgCGCCCGTTGCTCTGCATTTGGCACGACGTCTTCCGCTAGCCACTCCGCAGCGCACACCGGTTCTTCC GCAAAAGCATCCACAACCGATGCGTGCGATCGGGACCAGTGCTCCCCGTAACGATTTGGCGGAATTTTTCGACGATAAGAAAAACTGGGGCGAACAAGAGGTCAAGCATGGTCGCTGCTGGACAAAGGATGATATGCGAATAAAGTCCAACGGAGATTTGCACAAGCTGTGGTTCGTGCTGTTGAAGGAGCGCAACATGCTGCTCACGATGGAGCACGAGTGCAAGGAAAAGATGGAACTGTTCCCCAGCCCCGAACGTCTCGATAAGGTGAAGGAGTCGATGGATAATCTGGAAACCGTGGTACGGGAACGTAACCGAGCATACTATGAGTTAGAAACGGGCGAAACCGGCGAACGACCGGGGCGCGTAGTGTCGAACCAGCTCGGCATAAATTTCTTCTACCGTGCGTTCGAGCACGTGATACCGAAGTTTGCCAACACGAAGTGGAATGAGCGACACAAGTTCTCTTACGGTGGTTCCGCTGTCATGAAGTTCCTGGGCAAGTATCGCGAGCGTCTGTACAACGAGAAACGCAAGCTACGCAATCGCGAACGCAATGAGGTGGTGCATCTGCTCCGACGGTTTCCCAACATTGACCGGGAAACGCTTGCCCAACGGTTTCCAAGCGTCGACGTAGAGAAACTGTACAGGCTGGACAAAATACGTTCGAATCAGTCCGCAAAAGATTCGTGA
- the LOC128274563 gene encoding GTPase HRas encodes MTEYKLVVVGAGGVGKSALTIQLIQNHFVDEYDPTIEDSYRKQVVIDGETCLLDILDTAGQEEYSAMRDQYMRTGEGFLLVFAVNSAKSFEDIGTYREQIKRVKDAEEVPMVLVGNKCDLQAWAVDMNQARDVAKQYGVPFVETSAKTRMGVDDAFYTLVREIRKDKERGKKNRKHHKLVSSRRFKCQLL; translated from the exons ATGACGGAGTACAaactagtagtagtaggcgCCGGAGGTGTAGGCAAGTCCGCCTTGACCATACAGCTTATTCAGAATCACTTCGTGGATGAATACGACCCGACGATTGAGGATTCCTACCGGAAGCAAGTAGTTATAG ATGGCGAAACTTGTTTACTCGACATTCTGGACACGGCCGGTCAAGAGGAGTATTCGGCGATGCGCGATCAGTATATGCGAACGGGCGAGGGATTTCTGCTAGTATTTGCTGTTAATAGTGCCAAAAGTTTCGAAGACATAG GAACGTACCGAGAACAAATCAAGCGCGTTAAGGATGCCGAAGAGGTACCGATGGTGCTGGTTGGCAACAAATGCGATCTGCAAGCATGGGCAGTGGATATGAATCAAGCAAGAGAT GTGGCGAAACAGTATGGCGTTCCATTCGTAGAGACCTCGGCGAAAACACGAATGGGTGTAGATGATGCCTTCTACACACTGGTGCGCGAAATTCGTAAGGacaaagaaagagggaaaaaGAATCGGAAGCACCATAAGCTGGTCTCGAGCAGGAGGTTCAAGTGTCAGTTACTATAA
- the LOC128271709 gene encoding putative mediator of RNA polymerase II transcription subunit 26, producing MSHSPPGYMDGVPVKISERFKPPPKIVLPQGVVNRLSQYDVDQVLRESCYGCELEDTVLKRMTEWRAITERERSERSSRLRVQEQNRLRHIEDEQNRKLHQISYPNTDELSSASDDNGDADVPCRRSVRPADRATDDDDEEEEEEENDESAPSGSSDERAANAKPFDRRSQFSSILVPTVIREVAPSAAQTQAYSAAPVGANITIPKTAQIGTELNTAPIATFGNNNNNNNNNYNKINYSDFENDTSSPFDNMELRTINDLDILAQVLKLNTNLTSPTVETEHQQTKEAETAEISQQPPQQQQPQQQPQQQLQQQQQQQQQQQQQQQQHVAVHSNDQYTTPFTTNQQYSMPQPGYPLNQYQFTQTSVTVSGANDYLGTSYSNYHQQYSANYAAPYDSAAMATPVYSSGTAADNRYGMNAYTSPTPPYHVPVSQSHQPEYRPAAAQSYAYGYHYPCSIVPSTSMTGGSTGNTYATNYGYSTATNTTSTAGTVPYMGPTYHGYQSSSSSSGCTPTNPSVYSTNVADVNGGEASGAVGLRSKSRSVPDILRQLNEEIQDSATRRTRNNSQTISDGRSATTGSENSVSGEKRIDYTQYNQLSHAEQNLVKRISSMGFPLERVVWVLQRIGNDDKKVIEHLIPLSELLDVGFEEQKISDALLKFDNNKHKALDYLIS from the exons ATGTCGCACAGTCCGCCTGGCTACATGGATGGGGTCCCGGTGAAGATATCGGAACGGTTCAAACCGCCACCAAAAATAGTGCTCCCGCAGGGAGTTGTTAACCGTCTCAGCCAGTATGACGTTGACCAGGTGCTGCGTGAGTCATGCTACGGTTGCGAGCTGGAAGACACAGTACTTAAACGCATGACCGAATGGCGAGCGATTACGGAGCGCGAACGGAGCGAGCGAAGTAGTCGCCTGCGGGTGCAGGAACAGAACCGGTTGCGACACATCGAGGACGAACAGAACCGGAAGTTACATCAAATATCTTACCCCAACACGGATGAACTGTCGAGCGCTAGTGACGACAATGGCGATGCCGATGTTCCTTGTCGGCGGTCTGTGCGTCCCGCCGACAGAGCAacggatgacgacgacgaggaggaagaggaggaagagaACGATGAATCGGCCCCATCCGGCTCGTCGGACGAACGCGCGGCCAATGCAAAACCGTTCGACCGTAGGAGCCAGTTCAGCTCGATCCTGGTACCGACTGTGATACGAGAGGTAGCACCGAGTGCTGCCCAGACTCAAGCTTATTCTGCGGCTCCCGTGGGCGCCAACATCACCATTCCAAAGACGGCCCAGATTGGCACCGAGCTGAACACAGCACCAATCGCTACCTtcggaaacaacaacaataacaataacaataattatAACAAAATCAATTACTCGGACTTTGAGAACGATACGTCCAGTCCGTTCGATAATATGGAGCTGCGTACGATAAACGATTTGGATATTTTGGCACAAGTGTTGAAGCTCAATACGAACCTCACTAGTCCGACGGTAGAGACCGAGCATCAGCAGACGAAAGAGGCCGAAACGGCGGAGATTTCGCAGCAGCCACCTCAGCAACAACagccccaacaacaaccgcagcaacagctacagcagcagcaacagcagcaacagcaacagcagcagcaacagcagcaacatgttGCTGTACATTCGAACGATCAGTACACTACGCCCTTCACGACGAATCAGCAGTATTCGATGCCCCAGCCTGGCTACCCTCTCAACCAATATCAATTTACTCAAACGTCCGTCACCGTGAGCGGTGCTAATGATTACCTTGGAACGTCCTACTCGAATTATCATCAGCAGTACTCTGCGAACTACGCTGCTCCGTACGATTCAGCAGCGATGGCCACCCCGGTATACTCCTCCGGGACCGCGGCTGACAATCGCTATGGGATGAACGCTTACACGAGCCCTACACCGCCGTACCATGTGCCTGTTAGTCAAAGCCATCAACCAGAATACAGACCAGCGGCGGCTCAGAGCTACGCCTACGGTTACCACTACCCGTGCTCGATCGTTCCGTCGACCTCGATGACTGGTGGCTCGACGGGAAATACGTACGCCACTAACTATGGCTATAGTACGGCCACGAATACGACGTCCACCGCCGGAACGGTACCTTACATGGGGCCGACTTATCACGGGTatcaatcgtcgtcgtcctcttccgGCTGTACACCGACAAATCCCTCTGTGTATAGCACCAACGTCGCCGATGTGAACGGTGGCGAAGCGTCCGGTGCGGTCGGGCTCCGATCGAAGTCTCGCAGCGTCCCCGACATCCTTCGCCAGCTAAACGAAGAAATACAGGATTCGGCAACGCGCCGGACACGCAACAATAGTCAAACGATAAGCGATGGTCGGTCCGCTACCACCGGTTCTGAAAATTCTG TGAGTGGCGAAAAACGAATCGACTACACACAATACAATCAACTGTCGCACGCGGAACAGAATCTTGTGAAACGTATCAGCTCCATGGGTTTTCCGTTGGAGCGCGTAGTTTGGGTTCTGCAAAGGATTGGAAACGATGACAAAAAG GTCATCGAACACCTTATCCCATTGAGTGAGCTGCTAGACGTTGGTTTCGAGGAGCAGAAAATCTCCGACGCTCTCCTAAAGTTCGACAACAATAAGCATAAGGCATTGGACTATCTCATTTCATAG